From the Helianthus annuus cultivar XRQ/B chromosome 17, HanXRQr2.0-SUNRISE, whole genome shotgun sequence genome, the window AAAGTTAAcatgttgaccaaagtcaacaaaTGCAAGAACAAGCCCACCATGAAATCATGTGCTCTTGATCTCATCTCATCTTTCATAGCCATGGATGTCTCAAACCAACTCAAGCAAGTCTTCGAGTTCTTCGATATCGACGGGGATGGCAAGATTTCTCAAGTTGAGCTCACAAATGTGTTGTTGACTTTTGGTCAAGAAAAGTCAAAGGCCACAATTGAAGCTCAAGGAATACTCAAAGAGGTTGACTTTAATGGAGATGGGTTCATTGACTTAGACGAGTTCATGACCATTATGGATGGTTCCAAGCCGGTTTTTGCTAGTTCAAAGGAAGATAATGGTGATGATGATCTTAGAAATGCTTTTTTGGTGTTTGATAGTGATAAAAATGGACTCATTTCTGCAAAGGAGTTGCAACGAGTGCTCATGAGTCTTGG encodes:
- the LOC110921315 gene encoding probable calcium-binding protein CML23, with product MTKSLQTHIRNVLKKVNMLTKVNKCKNKPTMKSCALDLISSFIAMDVSNQLKQVFEFFDIDGDGKISQVELTNVLLTFGQEKSKATIEAQGILKEVDFNGDGFIDLDEFMTIMDGSKPVFASSKEDNGDDDLRNAFLVFDSDKNGLISAKELQRVLMSLGCSNSKIGQCRKMIKGVDKDGDGFVDFEEFKSMMSIGIH